A stretch of Halomonas elongata DSM 2581 DNA encodes these proteins:
- a CDS encoding sodium-dependent transporter yields MTKTERPRTQWLGRWGFVLAATGSAVGLGNVWKFPYMTGEYGGAAFVLVYLVCILSVGVPVMMTEIALGRRGRGSPIDAIRRMANESGRSSAWSLLGWMAMLCGFMILCFYVVVAGWSFAYLWKMISGGLAGSSVDDMAAIFSANNANPWSLGAWSTLVAVTTMVIVGKGVQSGIEKSVSWMMPGMVIMLVIMIGYGAFSGGFVEALDFLFAFNAASFTSEGMLAAMGHAFFTLSLASGAILTYGSYLPRGASIGRTTLTVAVADTLVALMAGLAIFPVIFANGMEPGSGPGLIFMSLPLAFQAMPLGTLFGILFFVMLSMAALTSSISMVEATVSWLTDNKGLSRRAASWGAGIVLWVISTLAMLSFNVGADWTLLGKHFFDWLDFLTSRLMMPLGGLGMALLAGFVLKSESLREELGLSPLAHGLWLFMVRYVSPLAILLIFVDALGWLEIDFAAQWPWLVLVLAVVTLAGELARPGLKRAFCP; encoded by the coding sequence CGGAGGTGCTGCCTTTGTGCTCGTCTACCTGGTCTGCATCCTGTCGGTGGGCGTGCCGGTGATGATGACCGAAATCGCTCTCGGGCGCCGCGGTCGTGGTAGTCCTATCGACGCCATTCGTCGCATGGCCAACGAATCGGGCCGCTCGTCGGCCTGGTCGCTGCTCGGCTGGATGGCGATGCTGTGTGGTTTCATGATCCTGTGCTTCTACGTGGTGGTGGCCGGCTGGTCCTTCGCCTATCTGTGGAAGATGATCAGTGGTGGCCTGGCTGGATCCAGTGTCGACGACATGGCTGCCATCTTCTCTGCCAACAACGCCAACCCCTGGAGTCTCGGTGCCTGGAGCACGCTGGTGGCGGTGACCACCATGGTGATCGTCGGCAAGGGGGTCCAGTCCGGTATCGAGAAGAGCGTCAGCTGGATGATGCCGGGCATGGTCATCATGCTGGTCATCATGATCGGCTATGGCGCCTTCTCGGGAGGCTTCGTCGAGGCGCTGGACTTCCTGTTCGCCTTCAATGCCGCGAGCTTTACCAGCGAGGGCATGCTGGCGGCCATGGGGCACGCCTTCTTCACCCTGTCGCTCGCATCGGGCGCTATCCTGACCTATGGCAGCTACCTGCCGCGGGGCGCCTCCATCGGTCGCACCACCCTGACCGTGGCGGTGGCCGACACCCTGGTGGCGTTGATGGCGGGGCTGGCGATCTTCCCGGTGATATTTGCCAACGGCATGGAGCCGGGCAGCGGCCCCGGGCTGATCTTCATGAGCCTGCCGCTGGCGTTCCAGGCGATGCCGCTGGGCACCCTGTTCGGTATCCTGTTCTTCGTGATGCTGTCCATGGCGGCGCTGACCTCGTCGATCTCCATGGTCGAGGCCACCGTCTCCTGGCTCACCGACAACAAGGGACTCAGCCGTCGTGCGGCGTCCTGGGGTGCCGGCATCGTGCTCTGGGTGATCAGCACGCTGGCGATGCTGTCGTTCAACGTCGGTGCCGACTGGACGCTGCTCGGTAAGCATTTCTTCGACTGGCTGGACTTCCTGACGTCGCGCTTGATGATGCCGCTGGGTGGCCTGGGCATGGCGCTGCTCGCCGGCTTTGTGCTCAAGAGCGAGTCGCTTCGCGAGGAACTCGGCCTGTCACCGCTGGCCCATGGGCTGTGGCTGTTCATGGTGCGCTATGTGAGTCCACTGGCTATCCTGCTGATCTTCGTCGATGCCCTGGGTTGGCTCGAGATCGACTTCGCCGCGCAATGGCCCTGGCTGGTGCTGGTGCTGGCTGTCGTCACCCTGGCCGGCGAGCTGGCCCGTCCGGGACTCAAGCGTGCCTTCTGCCCCTGA
- the cobA gene encoding uroporphyrinogen-III C-methyltransferase: MSASSRTPSHDALPPSATELIPGRVSLVGAGPGDPELLTIKALRRLQAAEVILHDRLVSEEILALANPNAQRLYVGKQRSRHSVPQAEINQALVDWARTGKRVVRLKGGDPFIFGRGGEELEALVAAGVMVEVVPGITAASGCAAYAGIPLTHRDHAQSVRFVTGHLRDDSCELDWPTLAQPGQTLVFYMGLGSLEIIGERLQAHGLAPDTPLALIEQGTTRRQRVHVGTLADLPSADDADKIRPPTLIIVGDVVTLHGALDWFDNARAGAAGWLQGKHPTPSDTSRGT; the protein is encoded by the coding sequence ATGAGTGCCAGCTCCCGAACCCCGTCGCACGATGCCCTGCCGCCATCGGCCACCGAGTTGATACCGGGTCGGGTCAGTCTGGTGGGCGCCGGACCGGGGGATCCGGAATTGTTGACCATCAAGGCGCTGCGGCGCCTGCAGGCGGCGGAGGTGATCCTGCACGATCGCCTGGTGAGCGAGGAGATTCTGGCACTGGCCAACCCGAATGCTCAGCGGCTGTACGTCGGCAAGCAGCGCTCGAGGCACAGCGTGCCTCAGGCGGAGATCAATCAGGCGCTGGTGGACTGGGCGCGGACCGGCAAGCGGGTGGTGCGGCTGAAGGGCGGGGATCCCTTCATCTTCGGCCGTGGTGGCGAAGAGCTCGAGGCCCTGGTCGCTGCCGGCGTCATGGTCGAGGTGGTGCCCGGCATCACGGCCGCTTCGGGATGTGCCGCCTACGCCGGCATTCCCCTGACGCATCGCGATCATGCCCAGTCGGTGCGTTTCGTTACCGGCCACCTGCGCGACGATAGCTGTGAACTGGACTGGCCGACCCTGGCTCAGCCGGGCCAGACCCTGGTGTTCTACATGGGGCTTGGCAGTCTCGAGATCATCGGAGAGCGCCTGCAGGCCCATGGGCTGGCGCCCGATACCCCGCTGGCGCTGATCGAGCAGGGCACTACACGCCGACAAAGGGTGCATGTGGGGACCCTGGCCGATTTGCCTTCGGCGGACGATGCGGATAAGATTCGACCGCCGACACTGATCATCGTCGGCGATGTGGTGACGTTGCACGGCGCGCTGGATTGGTTCGATAACGCACGAGCCGGGGCCGCTGGCTGGTTGCAGGGAAAGCACCCGACGCCGTCTGACACGTCTCGAGGCACCTGA
- a CDS encoding septal ring lytic transglycosylase RlpA family protein — protein MASESAGLTPIQKGVASYYSDRFQGRTTASGVPFDQKALTAAHKSLPFGTKVLVTRRDNGRQVEVMINDRGPYVDGRVIDLSKSAARELGMLGRGVAPVELSYVR, from the coding sequence ATGGCCAGCGAATCGGCGGGTCTGACACCGATTCAGAAAGGGGTAGCGTCCTACTACAGCGACCGTTTTCAGGGACGCACCACCGCCAGTGGCGTGCCCTTCGACCAGAAGGCGTTGACCGCAGCCCACAAATCCCTGCCTTTCGGCACCAAGGTGCTGGTGACTCGACGCGACAACGGCCGCCAGGTCGAGGTCATGATCAATGACCGTGGCCCCTATGTCGATGGACGCGTCATCGACCTGTCCAAGAGTGCCGCCCGGGAACTCGGCATGCTGGGACGTGGCGTGGCGCCGGTGGAGCTAAGTTACGTGCGCTGA
- a CDS encoding ABC transporter substrate-binding protein, translating to MKALLLLFALLLPLPATAQVVHYPAASGTERPEPLIVQGALDVANVRPLLDDFHRRHPHVELTYRNLDTLPLYRRFLASPDEADVLISSAMPWQYRLVNDGHARSLDTPAAHDWPAWARWRRELFAFTFEPIVMVVRRELVERYGRPESHADLLATLRDHRDDLRGRVVTYDPERSGAGYTYAIEESRLSPRYWDLVTALGDVDTALVDTTGEMLEGLASGRYWIGYNLLGSYARRVVDANPDLEMVVPDDYTLVIQRLAFMPRQAPHPRSARRFLDYLISEAGQGVIANQTALGAIHPELSGPGTADAWHAEHSTALRPLSLGPGLLATLDNLKRQALLTRWRREFEREESAP from the coding sequence ATGAAAGCCCTGCTCCTGCTGTTCGCCTTGCTGCTGCCGCTCCCCGCCACCGCCCAGGTGGTGCACTACCCGGCGGCCTCCGGCACCGAACGGCCGGAGCCATTGATCGTCCAGGGCGCCCTGGATGTGGCCAATGTCCGGCCACTGCTGGACGACTTCCATCGTCGTCACCCGCATGTCGAACTGACCTATCGCAATCTGGATACCCTGCCGCTGTACCGGCGGTTTCTGGCCTCGCCCGACGAGGCCGATGTGCTCATCTCCTCGGCCATGCCCTGGCAGTACCGGCTCGTCAACGATGGCCATGCCCGTTCGCTGGACACCCCCGCGGCACACGATTGGCCGGCCTGGGCACGCTGGCGTCGCGAACTCTTCGCCTTCACCTTCGAACCCATCGTCATGGTGGTGCGTCGCGAGCTGGTGGAACGCTACGGCCGACCGGAAAGCCATGCCGACCTGCTGGCCACCCTGCGCGACCACCGGGACGACCTACGCGGCCGCGTCGTGACCTATGACCCGGAGCGCAGCGGCGCCGGCTACACCTACGCGATCGAGGAGTCACGGCTTTCGCCCCGCTACTGGGATCTGGTCACGGCGCTGGGTGATGTCGACACCGCCCTGGTGGATACCACCGGCGAGATGCTGGAAGGACTCGCCAGCGGGCGTTACTGGATCGGTTACAACCTGCTGGGCAGTTATGCGCGTCGTGTCGTCGACGCCAATCCGGATCTCGAAATGGTGGTGCCGGACGACTATACCCTGGTGATCCAGCGGCTGGCCTTCATGCCGCGCCAGGCACCACACCCACGCAGCGCACGACGCTTTCTCGACTACCTGATCAGCGAAGCCGGGCAAGGCGTGATCGCCAATCAAACGGCCCTTGGCGCCATTCACCCCGAATTGAGCGGCCCCGGCACGGCGGATGCCTGGCACGCCGAGCACAGCACTGCCTTGCGTCCGCTGTCGCTGGGCCCCGGGCTGCTGGCGACCCTCGACAACCTCAAGCGCCAGGCCCTGCTGACACGCTGGCGCCGCGAATTCGAGCGCGAGGAAAGTGCCCCCTGA
- a CDS encoding sensor histidine kinase N-terminal domain-containing protein — MITRDSLYRRLLTWLLLPMVALGGLMLFQAWIDARQTADRAFDRLLEAATLAIAEQVQWQDDRLWLDLPPAALEMLATDAEERVFYAIYDNRGRFVTGNAELPGASDEAIAADGGLHYRDIQWHGMALREGIRRTRLEDWRQRERFDVRVAHTREGRERLASQLLRGNLAYILGMALLAAATLVIAIRTALAPLTRLRRAIRARDPRTLAPLELPLPRELAELRETLNELLARMRRVRANQERFIGDASHQLRTPLAGLSARAELALRQDDPAQWRQALIAMQETSTRTSRLAMQLLSLTRLDNPEYRPELAPVALDEIARRAVKQHWSACHRDGIDLGVEAPQNTVEVQGLDWQLEEALGNLIDNARRYGARRITVRITEAPPVLEVEDDGPGIPEAKRLLMLRPFHRGSDDPDGSGLGLAIVDGIARTHGARLGLADGHDGQGLKVTLSFPGDSP; from the coding sequence TTGATCACCCGCGACAGCCTTTATCGCCGGCTGCTGACGTGGTTGCTGCTGCCCATGGTGGCACTCGGCGGTCTGATGCTGTTCCAGGCCTGGATCGACGCCCGCCAGACCGCCGATCGCGCCTTCGATCGACTGCTCGAGGCCGCGACCCTGGCGATCGCCGAGCAGGTCCAGTGGCAGGACGATCGATTGTGGCTCGACCTGCCACCCGCCGCGCTCGAGATGCTGGCCACCGACGCCGAGGAGCGCGTCTTCTACGCGATCTACGACAATCGGGGCCGCTTCGTCACCGGCAATGCCGAATTGCCGGGCGCCAGCGACGAGGCGATCGCGGCCGACGGCGGACTCCACTACCGCGACATCCAATGGCACGGCATGGCCCTGCGCGAAGGCATCCGACGCACCCGCCTGGAAGACTGGCGCCAGCGCGAGCGCTTCGACGTCCGCGTCGCGCATACCCGGGAAGGTCGCGAGCGCCTGGCCAGCCAACTGCTGCGCGGCAACCTGGCCTATATCCTCGGCATGGCCCTGCTGGCGGCCGCCACTCTGGTGATTGCCATCCGCACCGCCCTCGCTCCGCTCACCCGCCTGCGACGCGCCATCCGCGCCCGGGACCCACGCACCCTGGCGCCCCTGGAACTGCCCCTGCCCCGCGAACTGGCCGAGCTGCGCGAGACGCTCAACGAACTGTTGGCACGCATGCGCCGTGTGCGCGCCAACCAGGAACGTTTCATCGGCGATGCCTCACATCAGCTACGCACGCCCCTGGCCGGATTGTCGGCCCGCGCCGAACTGGCCCTTCGTCAGGATGACCCGGCGCAATGGCGCCAGGCGCTGATCGCCATGCAGGAGACCAGCACCCGCACTTCGCGCCTGGCCATGCAACTGCTGTCGCTGACCCGGCTCGACAACCCCGAGTACCGGCCGGAACTCGCGCCCGTGGCTCTCGACGAAATTGCCCGACGAGCCGTCAAACAGCACTGGAGCGCCTGTCATCGCGACGGCATCGACCTCGGCGTGGAAGCCCCGCAGAACACGGTCGAGGTTCAGGGGCTGGACTGGCAGCTCGAGGAGGCACTGGGCAATCTGATCGACAACGCGCGTCGCTACGGGGCCCGCCGCATCACCGTCCGGATAACCGAGGCGCCCCCGGTGCTCGAGGTCGAGGACGACGGCCCCGGCATCCCCGAGGCCAAGCGCCTGTTGATGCTGCGTCCCTTCCATCGCGGCAGCGACGATCCGGACGGTTCCGGCCTGGGCCTGGCCATCGTCGACGGTATCGCCCGCACCCACGGCGCACGCCTTGGCCTGGCCGACGGCCACGACGGCCAGGGGCTGAAGGTCACCCTGAGCTTCCCCGGAGATTCGCCATGA
- a CDS encoding response regulator transcription factor translates to MTVLLVEDDRLLAETLVDALQLGGHRVRYLADGLEAHASLDTADHGNDLILLDLNLPGCSGLDVLETLRRHDRDTPVLILTARGAVEDRVRGLDLGADDYLAKPFALDELEARIRALLRRRERHQMLQVGPLRFDVLAQRFSLADEALSLPPREQRLLACLMRHAGEPVDKARLAEEAFQGESMGDNAIEVYVHRLRKRLSDDGIALRTVRGIGYLLEAS, encoded by the coding sequence ATGACGGTACTGCTGGTCGAAGATGATCGCCTGCTGGCCGAGACCCTGGTGGACGCCCTGCAACTCGGGGGACATCGTGTCCGCTACCTGGCCGACGGTCTCGAGGCCCACGCCTCGCTCGACACGGCGGATCACGGCAATGACCTGATCCTGCTCGATCTCAACCTGCCCGGCTGCAGCGGGCTGGACGTGCTGGAAACCCTGCGTCGCCACGACCGCGATACGCCCGTGCTGATTCTCACCGCGCGCGGCGCCGTGGAAGATCGGGTGCGCGGGCTGGACCTCGGCGCCGACGACTACCTCGCCAAGCCCTTCGCCCTGGACGAACTCGAGGCCCGGATTCGCGCCCTGCTGCGCCGTCGCGAGCGCCATCAAATGCTCCAGGTCGGCCCGCTACGCTTCGACGTCCTCGCGCAGCGCTTCAGCCTCGCCGATGAAGCCCTCTCGCTGCCACCACGTGAACAGCGCCTGCTGGCCTGCCTGATGCGTCATGCCGGCGAGCCGGTGGACAAGGCACGCCTGGCCGAGGAAGCCTTCCAGGGCGAATCCATGGGCGACAACGCCATCGAGGTCTACGTGCACCGCCTGCGCAAGCGCCTGAGCGATGACGGTATCGCCCTGCGTACCGTGCGCGGTATCGGTTATCTGCTGGAGGCATCTTGA
- a CDS encoding helix-turn-helix domain-containing protein: protein MAQDRVEAVERALTVLEAFDSPQEHFTLADLAQATGFYKSTLLRLLGSLERHDYVQRGGDGRWRLGGTPSRLARRHAPSRQLATRIQPLLDRLTAETGETAALLEMQPGIAECRLVALPDADLRHDLRPGQRWEIGTEEDPRPPLPGGTMECRALGGDPDFPSLWLTLSGPASRLSPQRACRALESALARLHETEETTP from the coding sequence ATGGCCCAGGACCGTGTGGAAGCCGTCGAACGTGCCCTGACGGTGCTCGAAGCCTTCGACTCGCCCCAGGAGCACTTCACTCTCGCCGACCTCGCCCAGGCCACCGGCTTCTACAAGAGCACCCTGCTGCGCCTGCTCGGCTCGCTGGAGCGTCACGACTATGTGCAGCGTGGCGGCGACGGCCGCTGGCGCCTGGGCGGCACTCCGTCACGCCTGGCGCGTCGTCATGCCCCTTCACGCCAACTGGCCACACGCATCCAGCCCCTGCTCGACCGGCTGACCGCCGAAACCGGCGAGACCGCGGCCTTGCTGGAAATGCAACCGGGGATCGCCGAATGCCGACTGGTCGCCTTGCCCGATGCCGACCTGCGGCACGACCTCAGGCCAGGACAACGTTGGGAAATCGGTACCGAGGAGGATCCCCGTCCCCCGCTGCCGGGCGGTACCATGGAATGCCGCGCACTGGGCGGTGACCCCGACTTTCCTTCACTGTGGCTGACGCTCTCGGGACCGGCGAGCCGGCTCAGCCCGCAACGCGCATGTCGCGCCCTCGAGAGTGCCCTGGCACGACTCCACGAGACCGAGGAGACGACACCATGA
- a CDS encoding Bug family tripartite tricarboxylate transporter substrate binding protein codes for MSIKTPLTFVAVAAFTVGASSAMAFEPKGKMECLAPADPGGGWDFTCRSVGNVLEELDLVPASVQTINMAGAGGGVAYAHTVSKRAGDDQLLVAASTATTTRLAQGQFPGMNADMVNWIGALGADYGVIAVSDGSEYDDLPELMDALKEDPRSVKFAGGSAKGGWDHLKVLIAAQAAGVENLPRIPYLSYNNGGEAMTQVVGGHVDAFTGDISEAQGFMESGDLRVLAVLSDERLPGEYSDIPTAKEQGIDAVGPNWRGFYMPADISDEAKQYWTDAMDTIYQSEEWKSVMKQNGLMPFHMSAGEFEEFVKNQIDDIETLSKDIGLIK; via the coding sequence ATGTCCATCAAGACGCCGCTCACCTTCGTTGCCGTCGCCGCCTTCACGGTCGGCGCGAGTTCCGCCATGGCCTTCGAGCCGAAGGGCAAGATGGAATGCCTGGCCCCCGCCGATCCGGGTGGCGGTTGGGATTTCACCTGCCGCAGCGTCGGTAACGTCCTCGAGGAACTGGACCTGGTGCCGGCCAGCGTGCAGACCATCAACATGGCCGGTGCCGGCGGCGGTGTGGCCTATGCCCATACCGTCAGCAAGCGCGCCGGCGACGACCAGTTGCTGGTGGCGGCTTCCACCGCGACCACGACGCGCCTGGCCCAGGGGCAATTCCCCGGCATGAATGCCGACATGGTCAACTGGATCGGTGCACTGGGGGCCGATTACGGCGTCATCGCCGTATCCGACGGCTCCGAGTACGACGATCTGCCGGAACTGATGGATGCGCTCAAGGAGGATCCGCGCAGCGTCAAGTTCGCCGGCGGCAGTGCCAAGGGTGGCTGGGATCACCTCAAGGTGCTGATTGCCGCCCAGGCGGCGGGCGTGGAGAACCTGCCGCGCATTCCCTATCTCTCCTACAACAATGGCGGCGAGGCCATGACCCAGGTGGTCGGCGGCCATGTCGATGCCTTCACCGGCGACATCTCCGAGGCCCAGGGCTTCATGGAGTCGGGCGACCTGCGGGTGCTGGCGGTGCTGTCCGATGAGCGCCTGCCCGGCGAATACAGCGATATTCCCACCGCCAAGGAGCAGGGCATCGACGCTGTCGGCCCCAACTGGCGCGGTTTCTACATGCCGGCCGACATCTCCGACGAGGCCAAGCAGTACTGGACCGACGCCATGGACACCATCTACCAGAGCGAGGAGTGGAAGAGCGTCATGAAGCAGAACGGCCTGATGCCGTTCCACATGAGCGCCGGTGAATTCGAGGAGTTCGTCAAGAACCAGATCGATGACATCGAGACCCTCTCCAAGGACATCGGGTTGATCAAGTAA
- a CDS encoding tripartite tricarboxylate transporter TctB family protein yields the protein MTFNDRIFGVLLIVLAVAYGWGASQFPESFGGSEAVGPATFPYLLAVVLGLSSLYLIVRPDPDNAWPWSRTGIELVIAVVVLLLYTALLQPLGFIISTTLAVGTLCWRMGASLPRAYATGAVAGVVVFLIFNYALGLALPLGLLSFLEVG from the coding sequence ATGACCTTCAATGACCGTATCTTCGGTGTTCTGCTGATCGTCCTGGCCGTCGCGTACGGCTGGGGCGCCAGTCAGTTCCCCGAGTCGTTCGGCGGGTCCGAGGCCGTCGGGCCCGCGACCTTTCCCTATCTGCTGGCCGTGGTGCTCGGATTGAGCAGCCTGTATCTCATCGTGCGGCCCGATCCGGACAATGCCTGGCCCTGGAGCCGTACCGGCATCGAACTGGTCATTGCCGTGGTGGTCCTGCTGCTCTATACCGCGCTGCTGCAGCCGCTGGGCTTCATCATCAGCACCACCCTGGCGGTGGGCACCCTGTGCTGGCGCATGGGCGCTAGCCTGCCCAGGGCCTATGCGACCGGCGCCGTGGCCGGCGTGGTGGTGTTTCTGATCTTCAACTATGCCCTGGGCCTCGCGCTGCCGCTGGGTCTGCTGTCGTTCCTGGAGGTTGGCTGA
- a CDS encoding tripartite tricarboxylate transporter permease: METLGYLMDGFAVALAPHNLMFALLGAFLGTLIGALPGLGPANGVAILIPLAFTLGLQPETALIMLTAVYAGAMYGGRISSILLNIPGDEPAMMTCLDGYPMAKKGKAAEALAISAVASFMGSLIATIGLILLAPLLADFALTFGPAEYFALFLLAFATLGGITGKNPMKTVVAACIGLMIATVGIDNTGVQRYTFGVLELYEGVDFIIAIVGLFAISELLFFIEDKAGGGKAKMTVNKLTLSWKDIREIMPSSIRGGILGFIAGVLPGAGASLGSFIGYTLEKKVVGKKGYFGEGDPRGVAGPEAGNNGASSGALVPMLTLGVPGSGTTAVLLALLISLNITPGPLMFTQNADIVWGVIAALLIGNFLLLVLNIPLVGIFVKLLSVPPMYLLPIVTMIAFVGIYSISNTTFDLYFMVAFGVAGYVLRKLEIPLVPVILGLLLGPEMEKNLRHAMDISDGDWTILWDSGLAIGLWVFAGLGLILPYIVGPILRRRMKVATGTGGPEGD; encoded by the coding sequence ATGGAAACCCTGGGTTATCTGATGGACGGGTTTGCGGTCGCGCTGGCGCCGCATAACCTGATGTTCGCCTTGCTGGGGGCCTTTCTCGGCACCCTGATCGGCGCCCTGCCGGGCCTCGGGCCGGCCAATGGCGTGGCGATCCTGATCCCGCTGGCCTTCACCCTGGGGCTGCAGCCTGAGACCGCGCTGATCATGCTCACCGCGGTCTACGCCGGTGCCATGTACGGCGGGCGTATTTCCTCGATTCTGCTCAATATTCCCGGTGACGAGCCGGCGATGATGACCTGCCTGGATGGCTATCCGATGGCCAAGAAGGGCAAGGCCGCCGAGGCACTGGCGATCTCCGCCGTGGCTTCGTTCATGGGCAGCCTGATCGCCACCATCGGCTTGATCCTGCTGGCGCCCTTGCTGGCCGACTTCGCCCTGACCTTTGGTCCGGCGGAATATTTCGCTCTCTTCCTGCTGGCCTTCGCCACCCTGGGCGGTATCACCGGCAAGAATCCGATGAAGACCGTGGTGGCCGCCTGCATCGGCCTGATGATCGCCACCGTGGGCATCGACAACACCGGGGTGCAGCGCTACACCTTCGGTGTGCTCGAGCTTTACGAGGGCGTGGACTTCATCATCGCCATCGTCGGCCTGTTTGCCATCTCCGAGCTGCTGTTCTTCATCGAGGACAAGGCTGGTGGCGGCAAGGCGAAGATGACCGTCAACAAGCTGACGCTTTCCTGGAAGGACATTCGCGAGATCATGCCGTCGAGCATCCGCGGTGGCATCCTGGGCTTCATTGCGGGCGTTCTGCCGGGTGCCGGGGCGTCGTTGGGCAGCTTCATCGGCTATACGCTCGAGAAGAAGGTCGTCGGCAAGAAAGGCTATTTCGGCGAGGGTGACCCGCGCGGTGTGGCCGGCCCCGAAGCCGGCAATAACGGTGCCTCCAGTGGTGCCCTGGTGCCCATGCTGACGCTCGGCGTGCCGGGCAGCGGCACCACCGCCGTGCTGCTGGCGCTGCTGATCTCGTTGAACATCACGCCGGGACCGCTGATGTTCACCCAGAACGCCGACATCGTCTGGGGCGTGATTGCCGCGCTGCTGATCGGCAACTTCCTGTTGCTGGTACTGAACATTCCGCTGGTGGGCATCTTCGTCAAGCTGCTTTCGGTGCCGCCGATGTACCTGCTGCCGATCGTCACCATGATCGCCTTCGTCGGCATCTACTCGATCAGCAACACGACCTTCGATCTCTACTTCATGGTGGCCTTCGGCGTGGCGGGCTACGTGCTGCGCAAGCTCGAGATTCCCCTGGTGCCGGTGATTCTCGGCCTGCTGCTGGGGCCGGAGATGGAGAAGAACCTGCGCCATGCCATGGATATCTCCGACGGCGACTGGACCATTCTGTGGGACAGCGGCCTGGCCATCGGCCTGTGGGTGTTCGCCGGTCTGGGGCTGATCCTGCCTTATATCGTCGGGCCCATCCTGCGTCGTCGCATGAAGGTAGCCACCGGGACTGGAGGTCCCGAAGGCGACTGA
- the urtA gene encoding urea ABC transporter substrate-binding protein, with amino-acid sequence MTSPRPAMRPRWLAAPLLSLAVATPALAQEDPIKVGILHSLSGTMAISETVLKDTVEMLIEQQNAEGGLLGRDLEAVVVDPASDWPLFAEKARELLAQEKVDVIFGNWTSVSRKSVLPVVEELNGLLFYPVQYEGEESSENVFYTGAAPNQQAIPAVNYLHDQVGVERWVLAGTDYVYPRTTNKILEAYLKNEFGVADEDIMVNYTPFGHSDWQNIVSEIKAFGSEGRKTAVVSTINGDANVPFYRELGNQGIDAADIPVVAFSVGEQELTGIDTGPLVGHLAAWNYFMSVDTDANYDFIDAWIEHTGDEMAVTNDPMEAHYIGFNMWTEAVRKAGTTEVDAVKDAIIGVSVPNLSGGYATMMPNHHITKPVLIGEIQDNGQFSIVWETPSTVAGDAWSDYLEGSRDLISDWRKPMECGNYNVVRGSCGGSQAEEEASE; translated from the coding sequence ATGACCTCACCTCGTCCCGCCATGCGTCCTCGCTGGCTGGCCGCTCCATTATTGAGCCTGGCCGTCGCCACACCCGCTCTGGCGCAGGAAGATCCCATCAAGGTGGGCATCCTGCATTCGCTGTCCGGCACCATGGCGATCAGCGAAACGGTGCTCAAGGACACCGTGGAGATGCTGATCGAGCAGCAGAATGCCGAGGGTGGCCTGCTGGGCCGTGACCTGGAGGCGGTGGTGGTCGATCCCGCCTCCGATTGGCCGCTGTTTGCCGAGAAGGCCCGCGAGCTGCTTGCCCAGGAGAAGGTCGACGTCATCTTCGGCAACTGGACGTCGGTGTCGCGCAAGTCGGTGCTGCCGGTGGTCGAGGAGCTCAACGGCCTGCTCTTCTATCCGGTGCAGTACGAGGGCGAGGAGTCCTCCGAGAATGTCTTCTACACGGGGGCGGCGCCCAACCAGCAGGCGATTCCTGCCGTCAATTACCTGCATGATCAGGTCGGCGTCGAGCGCTGGGTGCTGGCCGGCACCGACTACGTCTATCCGCGTACCACCAACAAGATCCTCGAGGCCTACCTGAAGAACGAGTTCGGCGTGGCCGACGAAGACATCATGGTCAACTACACGCCTTTTGGTCACTCGGACTGGCAGAACATCGTCTCCGAGATCAAGGCCTTCGGCAGCGAGGGCAGGAAGACTGCGGTGGTTTCCACCATCAACGGCGATGCCAACGTGCCTTTCTACCGCGAGCTTGGCAATCAGGGTATCGATGCCGCCGACATCCCGGTCGTCGCCTTCTCGGTGGGCGAGCAGGAGCTTACCGGCATCGACACCGGCCCGCTGGTCGGCCATCTGGCCGCCTGGAACTATTTCATGAGCGTCGATACCGATGCCAACTATGACTTCATCGACGCCTGGATCGAGCACACCGGCGACGAGATGGCGGTGACCAACGATCCCATGGAAGCGCACTACATCGGCTTCAACATGTGGACCGAGGCGGTGCGCAAGGCCGGTACCACCGAGGTGGACGCGGTCAAGGACGCCATCATCGGCGTCTCGGTGCCCAACCTCTCGGGCGGCTACGCAACGATGATGCCCAACCACCACATCACCAAGCCGGTGCTGATCGGCGAGATCCAGGACAACGGTCAGTTCTCCATCGTCTGGGAGACACCTTCCACCGTGGCCGGCGACGCCTGGTCCGACTATCTGGAAGGTTCCAGGGACCTGATCAGCGACTGGCGCAAGCCCATGGAATGCGGCAACTACAACGTGGTGCGCGGTAGCTGCGGTGGCAGCCAGGCCGAGGAAGAGGCGTCCGAATAA